The genomic stretch TGGCGGAATATCATTGCTTTATCCATAGCCACCATGTATGGGGTTAAAAGCATTTTTTGCGGCTGACCGGTTGAACCGCTGGTGGCATATTCAACGGCTATACCCTTGTACCTGGGGTTTATAAGATTCCTGTACTCTTTCCGGATTATGTCCTTTGTTAAAACGGGTATCTTTTCCAGGTCTGAGAGCTGGTTGAAATCCGTCTCCGGATCAAAACCCACCTGCGCAAACAGGGCTTTGTAGTAAGGTACATGCCGTGCTTCCAGCAGTGTCTTTTTTACCTCCCGGTACTGAAAGTCCTTAAATGCCGCCTCCGTTCTATATTGCGTATCAGACAGCTTTCTTTTATACAGCCAGTAACCATAGGCCTTAAAGAACAAATTAATCTTACTGGACTTTGAAATGATCATTTTATCTGGTTTAATTATTTTATAAGCATTCGGTTTTACAGCGTATCCAGGATCGTTTCAAATACCAACGACCTCCTGCCGTCCTTATAGTTTTTATAAGCCGGGAATACCTTTTTTGCAAGCGCTTTAAAAGCCGCCGGCGGGTTCACTATTTTTTTTACCCGGTAATACCCGGGCAGATAATTATTCGAGCCCCACTTCTTAACTCCTTCTATTTTAATTGAACCTGAATTCTTATACCCCGTGAGCGTTTCAAACAGATCGCCCTTTTGCTCAAGGGTGCAGATGCATTTCCGGATATCATAATTATAATGTGCATCGCTGCCTCCCAATGGCTTTAAATGGTCATAACCGGACAGGCTGTTCACCGCTGCCTCATTATACTCATGACTGATCTTTGCATTGAAACATTCATAAAAATCTCCCCAGGGTAAAACCTCTTCAAACGAAACGGAATTCAGTATGCCGTCATGCCGCTGCGGATGCGGGAAGTAAACAAAAGCACCCTGCTCCTTTATCTCCTTTACCACATCCAGCGGTGTTTTAGATACAATGGCCTTTTTAAGGAACAGTCCTATGATATGCGTTCCATCAGCGCAGGTAACTTCTTCGCCCATGATAACACGGAGGTCATTTTTCTTTTTCACCCGCAGCCATTGTAAAAAATCCACGGCTCCTTCCGTGGTATCATGATCGGTAATGGCCAGCACATCAATATTGTTTTTCCGGGCATGACGGTATATGGCGGAAAAGGAATTATACCCATCCGATGAATAGCTCGTATGCACATGAAAATTAAAGGTCAGTGTATTGCTCATCTTACATATGAATGGCCGTTTATTTCATCCATTGATCACTATTATTTTCAGTTATAAATATTATTGCAGTAATACGCAGTATAAGAAGCAATATCTTTTGCCTGGTCATTCATACCACCGTCATTACCTGTGTTGCCGGTTTTTGCATCCGTGATCGCCCGGGCAAGTGAACCGGCATCCCTGGTTTTAAAGAGCCTTGTGCCCGCAGGCCGCATCACCACATCCGAAGCGATCACCGTTTTTCCTAAAAACAACGCTTCCCTGACCGTAAGCGCATCCCCATCAGTATTCGTAGGCCTCAATACAATATCCGAATCACCAATAAGCCGGATAAAAGACAAAGGCGCCTCAAACAAAAGAAAACAGTCTTCCAGGCCAAACTCCCTGATCAGTTGCCTGTATTTTTCAAGCTTTATGATGCCCGTATCTTCACAAACAACAAACACAAAAGCAACTTTTTCATTCTTCTTTTTCAGTTCAGATGCTGCTGCGATACACAGATCCAGCCCGTACATGTCTTCATTATTATGACTGTCAAGCCGCCAGGCGTTTGCTGAACAAACCTGGTAGCCAAGTCCCCGTTTTTCGTTCACCCAGTTCTTTACCGGGGCTGGTATTTCTTCTTCAGCACCCAGGTCCGGCGGCAGAAATGCATCTTTAATAAGATACTGTTTCACATTGAACCTTCCCGCAATTTCCCTGCTTACAAAAATCGTCTTATTACAGGTCCTGAGCATTATTTTATCCAGCACCCTTTCAACAACCCCCCTGCCCGGTTCGTATCCATGAATCGTAATTATCCTCTTTTTAAAAAATAAACTTGCAGCCAGGTAGTGCAGTATTCTCAAAGAAAGAAGTCCGCTGTGAATATGAACAATATCGGCAGCCAGTACTTTTTGCAAATACCGGCCAATCTTTAACGAACGTATATTAAAAATATTATCTTTTTTAACTCTTGCTTCATCGATCACATCCACATCAAACCGGCCCGCAAGTAAGGGCTTTAGCCGTTTAATGTGGATACTTACCCCGCCAAAAGGAGGCGGATAAGGCCCGATCAATAGAATTTTTTTGTTTTTCATACTTTTATCCTGTCACAGATACAAATTAATGAGATATGTGCCCCTAGGCTGATCTGAAGATCGATAATAGCCGCAACCCTACTTTTTCAGAATCGAAATTCGTTTCAGCTGTTTTTCTTGCCCCTGCCCCCAGGAGTTTTATTTTTCCCGGTTCATTGATGAACGTCAATATAGCATTTGCCAGTTCATTTACTGTATTGGGGCTTATCAGTAATGCATTCACTCCATCTTCCAGGTAACTGGAAACATCACCCACGTTTGTAGCGATCACCCCTTTGCCTGTGGCCAGGAACTCCCCCAGTTTGAAAGGGAAGCCGGCATTGGCGAATCGGGAGTTTATCCTCGTCATGCAAAAAATATCACAACTGTTGAGTGTAGCATAATAATCGCTGATGCTCAAAAAGCCCATGAAAATGACCCGATCCCGGTTGGGTGAATTTTCAATTCGCTGTTTTATCTTTTCAACATCCCGGTTGTTGCCTGCGCCGGTTAAGATCAGTTTCACCCTGCTGTCCGTTTTGCATACTTCATCAAAAGCGTCAACCAGGTATCCCAGCCCGTCCTTTTCTCCAAAAGAACCTCCGTAGAATATTTTCAGGTTGTTCCTGTCAGGTTCGTACCCCTCGTTCTTAAAATAATTCAGGTTGACAGTTACCGGTATCAAATGTACCGGCACACGGTCTTTTGAAATTTCCTGGCATCTTTGCCGCAAATGCTCTGAAATAGCGACATAGGTATGCACAAAGTACCTGGAAAACCGGAACAGGAATATGGAGGTTTTAAGCCTTGCCTTGTTGATAAAACTTATATGTGACTCATAGCGGTTGTCTTCTATCACGTCTATGATTATCCTGTAGCCCTTCAGCTTTGCATAAAGTATGAATACAATATTCTTTAAATCAGGATAATTGTAATTATAAAGAATGTTCTTACAGTCCCTTTTCCTGTTCCTTTTCAGGAACGATATACCACGGTACCAAAAACTGAATATGGAAAAAAAATTGGCCAGCCCGAAACCAATGACCTCAAACTCTATATCATTCAGTTTCCCCTGGCGCCCGATCGGTTCTTTATTATCCGTTTCAAAAACCAGGTTACTTGCCGTAACCAGGTTCATTTTGATCAATGGCTCAAAAAGATTTCTCACCCTTGTTGAACTGGCCATACCGTCAAAAAGGGAAACACCCGTTACCACTATGTTACATCCCGGATCACTCATATTTTATCTGGCATTGGCCAGCCGTTGTTTATTTTCTGTTATGGAAGAAATGATGTTCCTGAAATCACTCCTGATCTTCACGGAGTTGAAATTTGTTTCCGCCAGCTTAATTGCATTCTGTGCGGTCTGCCGGCGTAAAAAAGGATCGCCCAGTAATTCCTTTACTGCATCTGCCAGCAGTTGAATATTATTTTCCGTTACTACTTTGGCCCATTTGTTCTGAATGGCATCCTGCACCAGGGCCGTTTCTTCAGGTCCGAACATGATCACCGGTGTACCACTAATCATGAACTCCGGTGCCTTGGTGGGCATCGAGTATTTTATAAAGCGAATGGATTCTTCGGAAAAATCATACGGCAAATAGAGAAAATCAGCCTGTGCAAAAACCCGTGGCAGGTCTTTATACGCCACCATTGAATGGTGCTTTACACATGTATACTTTTCCATCCAGGAAGGTCTGTCTTTTGTTTGCAGCACAAACTGCACCGGTGAACCCGATCCCTCATTTACCTTCTCCACTGCCTTTGCCATTGATTCCAGCGTTTCTTCAATACCGGTTCCGATCCGGCCAGCATACAGTATTACCGGGGCCTGGCCCAGCTCATAACTGCTTCGCTGATGGCTCTTCCAGAAATCTATTTCAATGGGATTGTGAAATGTGATGAAATCCATTCCATACCTGCGCCTGTATTCTTTTGCCATTGCATGGCTGATGCTCATCAAAACGTCTGCTTTACTCAACAACGTCCTGAATTCAGCATCGATTTTTTTGTGCCAGTACTTTTTGAATGGCCCCCGCTGGCTTATGGTAGATGGCCAGTCATCCATCACATGATAGATCATGGGTTTTTTTACATACGCTTTGACCTGTTTACAAAATGATACCGTTTCGAGGGTAGAAGCCTGTGCGTATATGAGATCCGGCCTGTACGCATCTATCCATTCGCATAAACTTTTCGACAGGGATATCTTTGAAACGCAATGGATCAGGCCGATGTATTCAAGAAAGGGATAAAAATACCTGTCAACGATCCTGCCCCGGAGTGTTGTCTGGGCCTTTACCGGCGGCGGCTGTTTCGTATCCTGGTCATCTATTTTACGCAGGCCTGAGGCTACCTTTCGCTGCAATAAATTAAAGGGAAATATCCATTTGTATTCTTTATCGCCGAGTATATAATACGTATCACAAATAGTTGTATTCAGGTTATTGAACATATGCACCGTACTCACAACCGCGATCTTATCTTTTTCCCATCCACCAAACAGGTTTGCCTGCGTGATGCCTCCGCCACTGTTATTATTAAAGGGCTGTCCAACGATCAAAACTCTGGGCAAATGCATTTTTCTGTTTTAATTTATTCTCTTAACTGTTGCTGAATCAGTTTTGTAAATATGTTTTAATGGTCTCATCCGGTAAATTCCTGATCTTTTCCGAGTAGCATATTCCAACAGCAACCCAAACCAGCACATAGTTCATATTAAATACGATGCCCCCGGAGGGATACAGGTAAACGATCCAAAGAAAGATCCACATGGAAGCCGCTTTTGACAGCACATTCTTTGATTTAAATAAGCCGATATACACGGCAGGAATAAATATCAGCAGTAATAAAGAAAGGCTCAGGATGCCTCCCTTCAATATGATCTGCAGGTATCCTGTTTCAATATTATCCCGGTAACCGAGGCCTTCTGCATCATTCACATTGTCTACAATCGGACAATAGTATTTTCCCTTTATTCCTTTCCCGATCACCCAATCGGAAGGCGACATGTCGGAATACATCCATACTTCAACACCTGTCCGGGTGTCTTCCTCTCCCCGGTCTATCAGGAATCCGAACATGGCCGGGGTTTTCATATTGGGAACAACGAAGGCGCCTGCCACCAGCAGTATCACTGCCGTTGCTATGATCAGGGTCCTTTTTTTTGTCGTGATCACATAGATCATTCCCATACAGATCAGCGTGGTGAGGCACATGAAAATCAACCCCCTCCGGGCCCTGAAAATGGCAAAGAACAAAGTGACCAGGATCACGAACAGGGCAAACATGTTTTTGATACCAAAACGCATGAGCCCCTTTTTTCCTGTTTGATAAACAAAATTTATCAGAATGTAGCCGATGGGTAGCGCCAGCAGGGTGGAAAGAATTTCCACAAGTCCCTGGGCAACCAGGTTTAAGCGGTCATAGTCATGCAGGGTGTTATAAAACAAAACAACACAGATAAGAAAAAATGCTGCCAGTATCAGCAGGGAATTGAATATTTTCCTGTAATTACTGATACTTCTCGGAATCAGTACTACCACGGAAGCGAAATAAGGCAATATACCAAACGTAACATCCAGGAACATGAGTTTTAAGGAGTTGAAATCATATTGGGAACCCCTTAAGACAATGGTAGCTGAATAAAGGAAATTGATTATAAAAAGTATCTTCAGGTATTCGTTGTCAAATTTAAAATTCATGAGACCAAACCCGCCAAGGGCCATAAGCATAAAGCCCAGGATCTGTAAGGCCTGGTAGTTGGCGGGCGAAAGAAACGGTGCCTCCGCGGAACCCAAGACAAAAAATATTGTATAGGCCACAAACCCATACCAGAAAAAAACCCAGATTCATCTCCTGATTTTTTGAAACAGTAAGCAGGCCATCCCCGGTAAATCTTTTTTTCTGTATCACGAAACTTAAAAATTGAGAGCTGTTATCTATGAAAGCCGGTACTGGTATTCCCCGGCTTATTATGCAGTTGTTTTACCTGGCAGTTTTTTGTCTGAAATCAGTTTGACCTTTTGCTTTTATATGATCCAGCAGGAATTTACTGAGTGCATGCCCGGCTTTGATGTGACCACTGTTTTTCCAATGTCCGCCATCAATGGTCAGGTAATCCTCTTTGGTGAACTGCCCGATCGGGTCAACATATTTTATGGACAGTTCTTTGAATAATTTCAGGGCGTTCACATACGTCTCTCCTTTTTCCTGGACATCATCAAGCGCCGGGATGACGAGGACGATCAGTTCGGCATTATTTGCCTTCACGTATTCATCCAGTTCCTTCAGGTAATCCTTTGTCAGTTTATATCCCAGTTCCTTTGTTTTTTCCCTGTTGCCACTTACCCGGTTCTGAACCTTGGTCGTAAGATCCGAAACAAAAGCAAAAGCCCTGCTGCGTGCAATTATTTTCTGGAAAAAATTCAGCTCTTCCATTGGGTAAGAGCCCGTGGCTATTTTATAAGCCTCCCGGTTGGTTATTTCAACCGGTTTCAGGTCCTTATCAAAATCGTATTGACTGTAGCAGGATGCCAGTTTGTTAAAAATGATCCGGTCAAAAGGAAGCAGGTTGTCGGCAAAATCATTCCCTGTATAAAAGCCCAGCACCACGTAATTGGAATGCTGAAGGGGCAGGTATTTCCTGGTTGTGAAAACGGCATGGTTAGTTCCCGTAGCCGGTATCCCGGTATTCCATACAACTGCCGGGTGAACTTTATTGACATCGCTTTCCAATACATCGATAAAGGAACTGCCGATATCGGAAGAAGCGCCCCACGTAAAGCTGTCGCCTGCAGCCAGTATTTTTACAGAATCACTTTCGGGAGAAAGAGGGTTGAATTCGTCCTTGTCATGGTATCCATCCCGGTTGATCATCATCAGCCTCTTGTAATACCATATCTCCCTTAAGAAATATACGGAATCATCGGGCGTGGCCTGGTGGGCAACGTAGCGGGGCCCCGAGACCGAATCGCAGGTCCACCATTTAGCCTGGGTGTAAGAAACCTTCTGCATTTTATCGTAGCTGGAAGGATACTTCATGAAATACAAAACAACCTCCGAAAGAAGAAGAATGATCACTGCCAGGAAAAGAAGGGTGAACAGGGCAAATTTTATCTTCTTTCCTTTTGAAATATTTTTTTTATCGTTTTTATCAGCCATACGTAACTCCTTTAATCGAGTTTAAACTCTTCCTTCCAGTTTGAATCATTCACCAGTTCTTGCTGGCGTGTTTTATCAAAAACAAAATTACCTACTACCAAAAAATCCATTTCGGTACGCATGAAACACCGGAAAGCGTCGTCCGGAGTACAAACGATGGGCTCACCCCGTACGTTAAAACTGGAGTTCACCAGTAACCCGTATCCCGTCTGGTTCTTGAATTCATTGATGAGGTTCCAGTAACGCGGATTTGTTTTTTTGCTTACACTTTGAATCCTTGCTGAGTAATCCACGTGGGTTACGGCAGGAATATCGGAACGCAGGTGGTAAAGCCTTTCATACATTTCCATGCTGTTGTAGTTTGACGGCAATGGTTTAATATGTTTTTCCTGTACCGGCATTACTACCAGCATGTAAGGAGATGTTCCTTCCAATTTAAAGTACTCATTAACATCTTCCTCTAAAACAGAGGGTGCAAAAGGCCTGAACCCTTCCCGGTACTTAATTTTAAGATTCATCTTTTTTTGCATCTCCGGATTCCTTGCATCACCAAGTATACTTCGGCCGCCCAGCGCTCTCGGGCCATATTCCATTCTTCCCTGGAACCAGCCTACCACATTGCCTTCTTTCAGTTTGGATGCAACCAGCTTTGTGAGTTCACTAAAATCTTCGAAGTGTGTATGTGTTGCTCCATATTTTCTCACCATGCCCATGATACTTTTCTCGTCAAATTCAGGGCCCAGGTAAGCGCCTTTCATTTCATCGGCCACATTGGTATTTACGGTTCTTTTTTCTCCCTTCCACAAATACCACCCTAAGTAGGCAGCGCCCAATGCACCTCCTGCATCACCTGAGGCAGGCTGTATCCAGATGTTTTTAAACATACCGGTCTCAATGAGCTTTCCGTTTGCCACACAGTTTAATGCCACGCCGCCGGCCATTACCAGGTTCTCGCTGTTGGTTAATTTTTTTGCCGTGGCGGCCAGTTTTATAACAAGTTCTTCCGTTATCTGCTGAATGGCCAATGCCATGTTCATATAGTCCTGCGAAATTTCTGATTCCGGATTGCGGGGAGGAAGTCCGAACAACTCTGTCCACTTAGCATTATTGGTCATCTTTAACCCGGTGGCATAATTAAAATACTTCATGTTCAGCAAGATCGACCCGTCTTCCCTTACATCTACAAGTGTACTTAATGTCTTTTCCTTGAATTCTTTTGTTTGCGGAGAATCCGGATTTCCATAAGGAGCAAGTCCCATCAGTTTATACTCTCCGCTGTTTACAGTAAACCCGGTATAGTATGTAAAAGCAGAGTATAATAAACCGAGTGAATGAGGAAAGTGTAATTCCCTGAGCATCTTTATTTCGTTACCAACACCATGTCCAATGGTGGTGGTTGCCCATTCACCCACGCCATCGATCGTTAAGACAGCCGCCTCTGTAAAAGGACTTGGATAGAATGCACTGGCAGCATGCGATAAATGGTGTTCCGGGAATAATACAGGAATTTTTTTGTCACTGAATTTCTTAAACTCATCATTCAGCATCTTCTTCATGAACAGCTTTTCCTTTATCCATACCGGAACGGCCGAAAGAAAACTGGTAAGCCCTTTGGGTGCAAAAGCATGGTAGGTTTCGATCAGCCGTTCAAACTTAATGAAAGACTTATCATAAAATGCAATTGCTGCCAGGTCTTTGAATTCGATACCGGCTTCCTGCAATACATACCGTACGGCATTTTCGGGAAAAGATGCGTCGTGTTTTTTCCTGGTAAAACGTTCCTCATGGGCCGCTGCTATGATCTCTCCATCACAAACGATGGCAGCAGCACTATCATGATAATAGGCAGAAATTCCTAAAATAAATGTAGCCAAAGCGTAGTCTTTTAAATTAAAACAATGTGTAAATAAACGGTGCTATTGCAGAACCTGCAGAAAGCACGATCAATACTCCGAATACCAAAAGCACAATAATGAGGGGCAAAAGCCAGAATTTCTTTCTTACTTTTAAAAAAGCCCACAGTTCACGTAAAAATTCCATGATACTAATTTTTAAATTGCTTAATAAGGGTGTTCAATATCTTTTGAAACAAAAAGGTGGTCCCTTGTAACCATTACCGATCCGTTACTTTTCTTAAATGTCTTCAGGCTTAACGTGTCTTTTCCCATCAAACGCCTGGCGATGCTTACCGGGAATAATATAACAAAGTATATTACCGATAAAAGCACTTTCGATACCACTTCACCCAATAAGGTGGTCAACCCAAACCAGATCGTGGCAATATAGGTTATGGAAAAGAACATGGGAGCGGCCATTGCCAGTACCAGAACAGGTATGGCAATTTTGTAATAAATGACCTTTTGGGTGAAATACCCAAGCAAAAGCATGATAAGCACCATTGCCATCCCGGTGTCGGAAGCCTGTTTTTTTGAAATATTGACAGGAAAATATTTCTTTAAACTATGTTCAGCCATGTATAAATAATTTCATTTTTGATTGATAATACGACTTAAATATATGATTTTACGAAAAATCCATATGTAAAAGAACCTTAACGCTCCGATCAGGCATCTTATTTTACCGGGCACCCTTCAGGAAAAAAATAAATAGATCCCGTTCGGCTGCCCATTACTTACCGGGGTCAAAAGTAAAATCAAAATCCTTTACCCCGTATTATTATTTGCTTACCTGTTCTATTAACTCCAGGTGCTTCCTTACTGTACGCTCCGGTTCTATTTCGGGCGGCAAATACCCTTTCACCCCGTTGTTAATACAATACCTGACCCCTTCCGCAAGATCTTCAGCATCTTTATACCTGGCCAGGTAACCATTTTCCTTATGCTTTACCATATCCGGTATCCCTCCCACATCAAAACCTACTACGGGTGTACCACAGCTTAATGCCTCCATCACCACATATCCAAAAGCCTCAGCCAATGAGGGCGCAATGAATACATCGGCCGCATTATAAACCAGGGCCGTTGAATATTCATCTTTCAGGTAACCCATGAATCTGACATTAAATGGTATGGCATCAGCGATTTCTTTCCGGTAACCGCTTCCAAATATTAAAACAGAGATATTTGCTGCCGGGGAGGTCTGCATCAATAATGCAAGGGCTTTTTGCAGGTAAGCCCAGCCCTTGTAAGGACTGTCGACCGTAATGGCGCCAAAAGCTATCACGGTTTCGTTGCTGTCGATATTCAATATCTGCCTGGCCGTTCTTTTATCTGTTGGTTTAAAGATATTCTTATCAAGCAGGTTGGGTATATAAAAAGCAGGTTTATCTTTTGTAAGCAGCGACTCCTTTGCACAATCATATAACCATTTGCCAGGTGATACAAAGTACAGGTTCCTGTACCTGGAATAAAGCCGCATCTTCTTACCGAATCCTTTTGCGGAGAGATCATGTTTATTTTCTCCAGGGAACATCGGGCAATTGTTGCAGCCTTCTGTTTTATACCTCACACAATCAAAACTATGGTGACATCCCCCGGTGATATTCCACATATCGTGCAGGAAAATAACAACCGGTTTGTTCAGCTTTGCAATCTGTTCCATACTCCTGAAATTCAGCAGCCCCTTTAACGCCCAGTGAATATAGATGACATCGGCGTTCTTTACTTCTTCAAGCCTGGCCACATTGCTGCCCAAGACGGGGTAAGAAAACGAGCCCAGCTTCCTGTTGATCTTCCTTGTTAAGTATGACTGGATCCTGTCTTCCAGTTTTGCTATCAGCCTGGCAACTGCACCCAGGTATTTTACCCCCTGGCTTTCCTGCACACTGTGCTCGAGTGAAATAATGGTTGAAACAACATCGGTATGCTGA from Chitinophagaceae bacterium encodes the following:
- a CDS encoding PHP domain-containing protein, which codes for MSNTLTFNFHVHTSYSSDGYNSFSAIYRHARKNNIDVLAITDHDTTEGAVDFLQWLRVKKKNDLRVIMGEEVTCADGTHIIGLFLKKAIVSKTPLDVVKEIKEQGAFVYFPHPQRHDGILNSVSFEEVLPWGDFYECFNAKISHEYNEAAVNSLSGYDHLKPLGGSDAHYNYDIRKCICTLEQKGDLFETLTGYKNSGSIKIEGVKKWGSNNYLPGYYRVKKIVNPPAAFKALAKKVFPAYKNYKDGRRSLVFETILDTL
- a CDS encoding glycosyltransferase encodes the protein MSDPGCNIVVTGVSLFDGMASSTRVRNLFEPLIKMNLVTASNLVFETDNKEPIGRQGKLNDIEFEVIGFGLANFFSIFSFWYRGISFLKRNRKRDCKNILYNYNYPDLKNIVFILYAKLKGYRIIIDVIEDNRYESHISFINKARLKTSIFLFRFSRYFVHTYVAISEHLRQRCQEISKDRVPVHLIPVTVNLNYFKNEGYEPDRNNLKIFYGGSFGEKDGLGYLVDAFDEVCKTDSRVKLILTGAGNNRDVEKIKQRIENSPNRDRVIFMGFLSISDYYATLNSCDIFCMTRINSRFANAGFPFKLGEFLATGKGVIATNVGDVSSYLEDGVNALLISPNTVNELANAILTFINEPGKIKLLGAGARKTAETNFDSEKVGLRLLSIFRSA
- a CDS encoding glycosyltransferase, whose translation is MHLPRVLIVGQPFNNNSGGGITQANLFGGWEKDKIAVVSTVHMFNNLNTTICDTYYILGDKEYKWIFPFNLLQRKVASGLRKIDDQDTKQPPPVKAQTTLRGRIVDRYFYPFLEYIGLIHCVSKISLSKSLCEWIDAYRPDLIYAQASTLETVSFCKQVKAYVKKPMIYHVMDDWPSTISQRGPFKKYWHKKIDAEFRTLLSKADVLMSISHAMAKEYRRRYGMDFITFHNPIEIDFWKSHQRSSYELGQAPVILYAGRIGTGIEETLESMAKAVEKVNEGSGSPVQFVLQTKDRPSWMEKYTCVKHHSMVAYKDLPRVFAQADFLYLPYDFSEESIRFIKYSMPTKAPEFMISGTPVIMFGPEETALVQDAIQNKWAKVVTENNIQLLADAVKELLGDPFLRRQTAQNAIKLAETNFNSVKIRSDFRNIISSITENKQRLANAR
- a CDS encoding glycosyltransferase family 4 protein produces the protein MKNKKILLIGPYPPPFGGVSIHIKRLKPLLAGRFDVDVIDEARVKKDNIFNIRSLKIGRYLQKVLAADIVHIHSGLLSLRILHYLAASLFFKKRIITIHGYEPGRGVVERVLDKIMLRTCNKTIFVSREIAGRFNVKQYLIKDAFLPPDLGAEEEIPAPVKNWVNEKRGLGYQVCSANAWRLDSHNNEDMYGLDLCIAAASELKKKNEKVAFVFVVCEDTGIIKLEKYRQLIREFGLEDCFLLFEAPLSFIRLIGDSDIVLRPTNTDGDALTVREALFLGKTVIASDVVMRPAGTRLFKTRDAGSLARAITDAKTGNTGNDGGMNDQAKDIASYTAYYCNNIYN
- a CDS encoding glycosyltransferase yields the protein MKKIVHIQYSMESAGRAALRLQRAFQHTDVVSTIISLEHSVQESQGVKYLGAVARLIAKLEDRIQSYLTRKINRKLGSFSYPVLGSNVARLEEVKNADVIYIHWALKGLLNFRSMEQIAKLNKPVVIFLHDMWNITGGCHHSFDCVRYKTEGCNNCPMFPGENKHDLSAKGFGKKMRLYSRYRNLYFVSPGKWLYDCAKESLLTKDKPAFYIPNLLDKNIFKPTDKRTARQILNIDSNETVIAFGAITVDSPYKGWAYLQKALALLMQTSPAANISVLIFGSGYRKEIADAIPFNVRFMGYLKDEYSTALVYNAADVFIAPSLAEAFGYVVMEALSCGTPVVGFDVGGIPDMVKHKENGYLARYKDAEDLAEGVRYCINNGVKGYLPPEIEPERTVRKHLELIEQVSK
- a CDS encoding carbamoyltransferase, with the protein product MATFILGISAYYHDSAAAIVCDGEIIAAAHEERFTRKKHDASFPENAVRYVLQEAGIEFKDLAAIAFYDKSFIKFERLIETYHAFAPKGLTSFLSAVPVWIKEKLFMKKMLNDEFKKFSDKKIPVLFPEHHLSHAASAFYPSPFTEAAVLTIDGVGEWATTTIGHGVGNEIKMLRELHFPHSLGLLYSAFTYYTGFTVNSGEYKLMGLAPYGNPDSPQTKEFKEKTLSTLVDVREDGSILLNMKYFNYATGLKMTNNAKWTELFGLPPRNPESEISQDYMNMALAIQQITEELVIKLAATAKKLTNSENLVMAGGVALNCVANGKLIETGMFKNIWIQPASGDAGGALGAAYLGWYLWKGEKRTVNTNVADEMKGAYLGPEFDEKSIMGMVRKYGATHTHFEDFSELTKLVASKLKEGNVVGWFQGRMEYGPRALGGRSILGDARNPEMQKKMNLKIKYREGFRPFAPSVLEEDVNEYFKLEGTSPYMLVVMPVQEKHIKPLPSNYNSMEMYERLYHLRSDIPAVTHVDYSARIQSVSKKTNPRYWNLINEFKNQTGYGLLVNSSFNVRGEPIVCTPDDAFRCFMRTEMDFLVVGNFVFDKTRQQELVNDSNWKEEFKLD